From the genome of Agrobacterium tumefaciens:
ACCAGCTTCAGCCTGAAGGAAAAGATCTGGATGAGCATGATCGCCAGCCAGAACACCGGTATCGAAATGAACAGCGCCGGTACCGACTGGATCGCATTTCGCAGCCAGGCGAAGGGCGCCATTGACGAAAGGATTGCGATCAGCACAGCCAAAAGAACCGCGGCGGCGAAACCAAGACCGGCCAGTTTCAATGTCGGCGGAAGATTGGTTGCAAGTTGTGCTGAGACGGATACTCCTGCCTGGAGAGAGTACCCGAAATCACCCTTCAGGAAGTTGGTGAGCGTACTGAAATACTGCACGAACACACTGGAATCGACCGCGTAGGATTCTCTGATCTCGCGGATCTGATCGGCGCTGAGCCCAAACTCTGGGTTCAGAAATTTGATCAGAACGGCGTCGCCAGGCATCGCCTGCAGCAGAATGAAAGACAGCGTGAATGCGGCCCAGAGTACGAGCAGCGCCTGGCCGACCCTTCCGACGACATATCTTGTCATATTGCGTCTCCGGAAAACGGGACGGCGTGAGCGCCGCCCCTGAAAGGCTTACTTGTCGAGCCAGGTGCTGTAGAAAGAAGGCCGACCGACGGCTTCGAACGCAACGCCCTTGACATAAGGGGCACCGGCGAATGCCTGTGGTTCCTCAAAAAGCGGCACCGCGTAAGCCTGCTCCAGCACATATGCCTGAGCATCTTTGACGGCGTTCAGGCGTTTCTCGCGATTGGGTTCAGAGGCAATGTCATCGAGAATGGCATTCAGCTTGTCGTCTGAGAAGGATTTTACCTTGTCGCTGGTCCCGCCCTTTTGCAGCAGCAGATTTCGGTTGGTCGGGTAATACTGGCTTTTGACCACATCCGGATCGGCGCGACCCACCATGGCCACAGCAACAGGTGTTTTTGCCGGATCGAGTTCATCGACCGTCTTGCTGCCGGCATCGCCCGCGAGCACGTTGAATTTGACGCCGATTTTCGCCCACTGCTGTGCAATCAATTGCAGCGTCGCCCGGCTCTGAGGTTGTGGCAGAGACTCGTATCCTGTCAGGACAAGCTGCTGGCCATCCTTGGCACGAATGCCATCTGGTCCGAGCTTGTAGCCTGCCTCGTCCAGGAGGGCCTTAGCCTTTTCGGGGTCGTACTGAAGCTTGTCGGTCTGCGGTACATAACCGATGGCACTCGATGCTAGGATCGAAGTGGCTTTTGGATAATTCTTTGAAAAGATCGTGGAGATGATCTCGTCGCGATTGACGGCGAGAGACAGACCCTGGCGGACACGGAGGTCGGCAACAAGCGGGTTGTCGGCGCGGAAAACAATGGAGTTGTTCACGCCGCGCGTGCCGGGGGCGTAGATATTGAAGCCTTGGGTTTCCACCTGAGGCTCATCATAGGCCTGGATCTGGCGAATATAATCGGCCTGTCCGGCAAGAAGCGCGCCGATACGAACGCTGTCTTCTCCGGTGATGATGTACTTGATACCATCGAGATAGGCGCGGCCCTGATGATCAAGCTTCGCAGGTCCCCAGTTGTAGTCCTCGCGTGCTTTGAGATCGAGCGACTTGCCAAGCGTCTCACCCGAAACAACGAAAGGACCTGAGCCGATGATCTTGGTTGCGTCGCCAAGCTGTTCAAAGGGAAGCTCAAGTGTCTTGAGCGACACGATGCCGGAGCCAATGACGGATGTACCCTGAAGGAAGCCAGGTGAGGGCTTCTTGAAATGGAACTTCACTGTCAGTGGATCGATGACTTCGCTGCGATCATAATTGTTGACGACTTCGGAGACAGGCTGTTTGAGCGCCTTGTTGCCCAGTCCGAAGGTGTCGAAGTTCTTGGCGACCGCCGCAGCGTCAAGTGGGGTACCATCAGAAAAGGTAATTCCCGGGCGTAGTTTGAATGTGTATTCCGTTGCATTATCATTGACTTGCCAGGTTTCGGCCAGCCATGGCTCAATCTCGAGCGTTTTGGGATTCTGATAGGTCAGCTTGTCGGTGATCTGGTTGAGAATACCGCCATTCGGATAAAAACCGCCGGCTGGTGGGTAGAGATTGGTGTGTGCCTGTTGCTCAAGATAGACAAGTGTTCCGCCTTTGACAGGTTGATCAGCCGCGCTGCTTTGCGATGTCAGGGCGGAGGCAGCCAGGAGGCCAAGGCTTAGGGCAATAATTTTTCGATAAGGCGTCATCGGCAAAATCCGTCGTTAATGGTTTGCCGATCCTATGAGGAAAACTGATAAATCTATCGATTTTATATTCTATTTTCCTGGCAATCTGCGGAATGTTCTTTTGTTGATTTTTCGCAATGAGGAACTGCTTTTCACGGGCGGGAAATCCCGATCAAGGGTGAGCATGTTGCCGTCTGCTGCTATCGTCGTCACGCTGTGCATCAGTCAGGTCGGCAGACGACATTCTCATCACCATCATACCGTGGATCAGTCGAGACCTATGAGACGGCGAACATCTGCAGCGGTAGCGCCTGCTGTTTTGAGTGCGGCAAGACCAGTGCTGCCTTCACTTTTCGAAAGCTTGCGTCCGTCAGTTCCCAGGATCAGCCGGTGGTGATGATAGAGTGGGGCGGGCAGATCAAGCAATTGCTGCAGCAGCCGGTGGATGGCGGTCGCAAAAAATAGGTCCATGCCTCTTACAACATGGGTAATCCCTTGCAGTGCATCGTCCAGCACAACGGAGAGGTGATAGCTCGACGGCGCATCGGAGCGAGACAGAATGATGTCGCCCCAGATCGCAGGATCAACCGCAATTTCTCCCGTTTCACCATCACCGCTTTCTCGCCAGAAGAGCGAAGCGCCCGCTGTTTCTATTGCCTTTTTCATATCCATCCGCCAGGCAAACTGTCTTCCCGACGAGAGTAGTGCGGCGCGGTCGCTCGTTGATCGCTCCCTGTCGATCGATGGATAGTGTGGCGCACCATCAGGATCGCGCGGCCAGATTTTGCCATCCTCTTCATGAGCCCTGACGAGCGCCTTCGTTTCGCCGCGACTTAAAAACGCCGGGTAGGCCAAACCTGCGTTTATCAGGTTCTCAAGTGCACGGCGATACTCGTCGAAGTGCTCGGATTGGCGGCGAACCGGCTGCTCCCAGTCAAGTCCAAGCCAATGGAGATCGTCGTAGATCGCTTCTTCGAAATCCGGTGTGCAGCGCGTCCGGTCGATATCCTCGATACGCAGCAGAAAGCGTCCCCCAGCTTCCAGAGCCATATCGTGGTTCAGGAATGCGGAGAAGGCATGTCCCAGATGCAAGGGACCGTTTGGGCTCGGTGCAAAACGATAAACAGGCTTTTGACGGGCGGGCGAAGGCATGGTTTCTTCTGCCATGTTTTGTAGCGCTTCGCCATCCGGCTTGAAATAGGCGCAGTCATGGTAGGCGTAAATGAAGATTATCAGGGGTATCGACGAGATCAGCGAAGGTCTTGATCATCTTGTGCGTCTCGATCCACATCTCCAGCCGGTTGTCGAAAAAGCCGGGTCTCTGGAACTGCGTCTTGCTGAACCAGGTTTTGCGGGTCTGGCCCATATCGTCGTGTCACAAATGGTGTCCCGTGCCAGTGCCAACGCAATATGGGGCCGGATTGTCGCGGGAACGGGTAAAGTCACTGCGGAGAACTATCTTGCTGTCTCGTCGGAGCTGCGTGCCGGTTTTGGCCTTTCAGGCGCCAAGGCGCGCACGTTGGAAGGTTTGGCCAAGGCTGTCATAACCGGGGAGATCGATCTACAGGCGGTCAGTCGGATAGAGGCACCTGACGCACTTGCACAACTGACAGCTTTACGCGGCATCGGTCCCTGGACGGCTGAAGTTTATCTGATGTTTTGCGGCGGACACCCCGATATTTTTCCGGTGGGGGATGTGGCTCTAAGAGCGGCGGTTGGACACGCGCTGGTGCTGGAGAACCGGCCGGAGGCAAAATGGCTGATGCAGCGTGCCGAGGTTTGGACGCCATGGCGATCAGTTGCGGCCCGTCTGTTCTGGGCATATTACGCCAGTGTCATGCGGCGCGATGCGATACCATTGCCTTGATCGTCAGTAGTCCACGATCTGATAGGGCAATGGGCCACGAGAACGGTGGTCGACATGCAGTTTGCGCTTCAATGGCGGCACGGCACGCTGCACGCAATCGACACGCTCGCAGACGCGACAGGACACACCAATGGGTTTGAAAGAGGAGGTGTTGGCGAGATCCAGCGTGTCGGCGTAGACGAAATTGTCCGCATGGGAAATTTCACAGCCCAGTGCGATGGCATAACGTGGTCTGTCGGCATCGAAACCGGCGCTTGCTTTCTCGATTTGTGTTGCGATGGACAGATAGCGCACCCCATCCGGTGTTTCGGCAAGCTGGCGAACGATGCGGTCAGAGCTTTCAAAGGCCTGATGGATGTTCCATAGCGGACAGGCCGCACCAAAACGGGCAAACTGCAACTTTGTCGCACTGTGTCGCTTGGTGATGTTGCCGGCCCGGTCGATCTTGGCAAAAAAGATCGGGACGCCCTTCATCCCTGGCCGCTGCAGCGTGCTTAACCGATGAGCAACCTGCTCCAGACTGGCGCCAAAACGCGCCGACAGCAGCTCCAGATCGTGACGTAGCTCTTGGGCCGCCCGGTGGAAGTGGCGGTAGGGCAAAACAAGGGCTGCGGCGAAGTAGTTGTGGAGACCGATGCGACAGATTTCTTTCGCTTCCGTTGTCCGGAAACCAGCATTCGACAAGACATTTTCGATTGCGTGACCGGCATCGAGCTGGGCGATCTGCAACGCCACCTGAAAGCTGCGCGTCGCCATAGGTGCATAAGCGTTAATCGTCAGCGTCTTTCGTTCCGGATCGAAGCGCCGGATCAGGGTGCCGGCTGCATCCGCTCTTTCAATGCGGATGGCATGGTTTTCACGCAGATGCGCGGAAAGGATGCCGTAGGTCTCGCCGCCGTCGATGTCCAACTGATATGCTAGGTTCTCGGCAAGTGTGTCGATTTCATCGACATAGTTGTCAACAAAATGAAAGAAGTCTCTGACTTCCTCGTATGGCGTGGTTTCCACCTGAGAGGCACCTCGTCCCAGGCTTTCATCCAGACGAAGCAGTTGCTCGCTGTTCTGGCGATAGGCCTGATGGGCACGCAACAATGCGTGCGCGAAACCTGGGGCGTTTTGCGCGATCAGCTTCAATTCCTGCAAGCCTGGCTCATAGTTGAGGAAGAGAGGGTCTTTCAGGGCTTCTCGGACCGCCGATACAAGGCGGTCACTCTCGCCCGCCGAAAGTTCGGTCATGTCGAGCTGAAATTTTTCCACCAAGGTAACGAGGACAGCCGCTGAAACCGGGCGCTGGTTGTTTTCGATCTGGTTTAGGTAGCTTGCCGAAATGCCGAGCCTCTCTGCAAACTGTGCCTGCGTTGTGCGGGCGTTCTCGCGCAGGCTGCGCACTTTGCGGCCAATGAAGAGTTTTTCTGTCGCCATGTTTGCAACTTTGCAAATTTTAATATTGCAAATATTTATTGCACACATACGCACACGATCAAGCCTTCTTGGCAGCTTCATTCTCGGCTATTGATACCCTTGCAAATTGCGTGGAGGAAACATGTCAGGCATCATCGACCAACTG
Proteins encoded in this window:
- a CDS encoding tRNA glutamyl-Q(34) synthetase GluQRS, with protein sequence MAEETMPSPARQKPVYRFAPSPNGPLHLGHAFSAFLNHDMALEAGGRFLLRIEDIDRTRCTPDFEEAIYDDLHWLGLDWEQPVRRQSEHFDEYRRALENLINAGLAYPAFLSRGETKALVRAHEEDGKIWPRDPDGAPHYPSIDRERSTSDRAALLSSGRQFAWRMDMKKAIETAGASLFWRESGDGETGEIAVDPAIWGDIILSRSDAPSSYHLSVVLDDALQGITHVVRGMDLFFATAIHRLLQQLLDLPAPLYHHHRLILGTDGRKLSKSEGSTGLAALKTAGATAADVRRLIGLD
- a CDS encoding XRE family transcriptional regulator, which gives rise to MATEKLFIGRKVRSLRENARTTQAQFAERLGISASYLNQIENNQRPVSAAVLVTLVEKFQLDMTELSAGESDRLVSAVREALKDPLFLNYEPGLQELKLIAQNAPGFAHALLRAHQAYRQNSEQLLRLDESLGRGASQVETTPYEEVRDFFHFVDNYVDEIDTLAENLAYQLDIDGGETYGILSAHLRENHAIRIERADAAGTLIRRFDPERKTLTINAYAPMATRSFQVALQIAQLDAGHAIENVLSNAGFRTTEAKEICRIGLHNYFAAALVLPYRHFHRAAQELRHDLELLSARFGASLEQVAHRLSTLQRPGMKGVPIFFAKIDRAGNITKRHSATKLQFARFGAACPLWNIHQAFESSDRIVRQLAETPDGVRYLSIATQIEKASAGFDADRPRYAIALGCEISHADNFVYADTLDLANTSSFKPIGVSCRVCERVDCVQRAVPPLKRKLHVDHRSRGPLPYQIVDY
- a CDS encoding TIGR04028 family ABC transporter substrate-binding protein, translating into MTPYRKIIALSLGLLAASALTSQSSAADQPVKGGTLVYLEQQAHTNLYPPAGGFYPNGGILNQITDKLTYQNPKTLEIEPWLAETWQVNDNATEYTFKLRPGITFSDGTPLDAAAVAKNFDTFGLGNKALKQPVSEVVNNYDRSEVIDPLTVKFHFKKPSPGFLQGTSVIGSGIVSLKTLELPFEQLGDATKIIGSGPFVVSGETLGKSLDLKAREDYNWGPAKLDHQGRAYLDGIKYIITGEDSVRIGALLAGQADYIRQIQAYDEPQVETQGFNIYAPGTRGVNNSIVFRADNPLVADLRVRQGLSLAVNRDEIISTIFSKNYPKATSILASSAIGYVPQTDKLQYDPEKAKALLDEAGYKLGPDGIRAKDGQQLVLTGYESLPQPQSRATLQLIAQQWAKIGVKFNVLAGDAGSKTVDELDPAKTPVAVAMVGRADPDVVKSQYYPTNRNLLLQKGGTSDKVKSFSDDKLNAILDDIASEPNREKRLNAVKDAQAYVLEQAYAVPLFEEPQAFAGAPYVKGVAFEAVGRPSFYSTWLDK
- a CDS encoding DNA-3-methyladenine glycosylase 2 family protein encodes the protein MKIIRGIDEISEGLDHLVRLDPHLQPVVEKAGSLELRLAEPGFAGLAHIVVSQMVSRASANAIWGRIVAGTGKVTAENYLAVSSELRAGFGLSGAKARTLEGLAKAVITGEIDLQAVSRIEAPDALAQLTALRGIGPWTAEVYLMFCGGHPDIFPVGDVALRAAVGHALVLENRPEAKWLMQRAEVWTPWRSVAARLFWAYYASVMRRDAIPLP
- a CDS encoding ABC transporter permease — encoded protein: MTRYVVGRVGQALLVLWAAFTLSFILLQAMPGDAVLIKFLNPEFGLSADQIREIRESYAVDSSVFVQYFSTLTNFLKGDFGYSLQAGVSVSAQLATNLPPTLKLAGLGFAAAVLLAVLIAILSSMAPFAWLRNAIQSVPALFISIPVFWLAIMLIQIFSFRLKLVSVINPGPWESLALPVATLAVPIAAPLAQILIRNIDEIRTRPFVSVARAKGASESRLLWKHVARNALLPTLTIAGVLFGELLAGAVVTETVFGLNGIGGLTEKAVSNQDLSVLQAVVVISAAAFVAINLAVDLAYPLLDPRLRTTNGNSK